The genomic region AATATTATTTTAGGAATTAGAAAGAAGGTATAGTGAGTAAATGCTTGTAGTTAAAATTAAAAATGAGGTGTAAAGAGCATGAGAGGTATACTGAGGAAATTTGGAGGTCCCAATCAGAGGTATAATGAGTAAATTATCAAGATATATGTGAATAACATACCTAAAGTTATTTTAGAAATTAGAAAGAAGGTGTAGTAAGTAAATGCTTGTAGTTAAAATTAAAAAATAGGTGTAAAGAGCATGAGAGATATACTGAGCAAATTTGGAGGTCCCAATATTTTATGTAATTTTTATATTTAAAAAAAACTCATCTTATTAATTTAAAAAAAATATTTATGTAATTTTATATTTTCTAAATCTTTATCAGATATGTATAATTCTTATATATATGACATGTAAGTGCACGAATCTCTCAGACTATTAATAAACCAGGACATGAATATAGCGAAAATGATCTGTACATAGAAGATGTTTATGTTGCACCCGTATCAAAAGAGTCGTGAAAAGTCGTGAAAAGACAAATCGTATAAACGGCTCCTGAATATCAACTAAAATTGGATTTATGTTTGAAGATCCAGAAATGAAAATGATTGGCTTGTAGCAGCTTTGGTGTAAAAAAGAATGAGCGAGAGAGTGCCACGTCAGAACCAGAGGACGCGTTATGATACAAGGAAATTCAAATACGAAACCAATAGTAAAATTGTAATTTAAAAAAAAAGTAAAAAGGAAATAAAAGAACAGGAAAAGGCCACAACTTGCTCAGGAATGGGATAGAGAGGGGAAGGAAGGGTTTGCTCTGGATTCTTCTTCTCTCTAAAACCAAGACCAAAAACCACGACTTTTTATTTTCTAAAAATAAATCCAGAGGGTTTTGGTCTGATCGCTTGTTTGCTTGCTGCCTTGCTGGGGTACAATTCTGAACTCAACCTTAAATTTCAACAATTTGATACTGGGTAGGTTAGTCTAATCATCAATTACGTTTTGTAGGACATGTTTTGATTTGTTTGCGTGTTGGATATGTTGTTCTTCAATTGTAATTTTATTTATTGCTCATATTTATTACTTGTTGGGAATTGCCTGGTCCTGAAATGAAAATGAAAGCGATATCCTTCCCCTCCTCTCTAAATCTCACCCACCCTCTCCTTTCTTGATTTTCTCTCTGTTTTTCGTAAAACCCATAATTCATCTGATGCGATTTGGTTTCCCGAGCTCTGCTCTGCTGCCTTCTGATTTTGTTTCGGGGTTATTGGTAAGAATCAAACGTCAATTCTCAGTCTTCTCCTTTTCTTTCTGTTTGTTTTTTTTTTTTTTTTTTTTTTTTTTTTCTGGTTCGATGCTGGCATGGTTTCAGAATGCAAGAACCACAACTTGGATTGTTCGATTCTTTTTCTTCATCGGACTTGTTCTGCTTCATGGACTCTGCAAAGTTTGACTTTTCTTTCTTCTTGTTGTTAGAATTGTATCCTTGATTTGGATGGTCTAGATCTGTAAATCCTCATGCCAATATCTTGATCATTTTCGCCATGTTCCGATTTGACTTTGCTATTGTTTTGTGGCAGCGGCTAAAAGAATCAAAGAGAAATGGAGGAAGCAATAGCAGCTAGGTATTGGTGCCACATGTGTTCTCAGATGGTGAACCCCATCATGGGAGAAGAAATGAAATGCCCTTTTTGCCAAAGCGGATTTATTGAGGAAATGGATGGCACCCCAAGGGACAATCCTGAAGCCGACTCTGAATTTGGGCCTGATCGACCTCTCTCCCTCTGGGCTCCAATCTTGATGGGCATGATGAGCAATCCCCGCAGACGACGGAGATTGAGACGGCAAGAGTTTGATGAGGAGGAGGATGAGGATAATGAGAATGATGATGTCCATGGGGGAGACACTGAACTGGACAGAGAACTTGAATCAATCATCCGAAGGAGGAGGAGAAGCTCATCTACCATTCTTCAACTGCTTCGAGGCATTCGAGCAGCTGGCTTGGCATCTGAATCAGATAATTCTGAGACTGATAGGGACAGGGATAGGGATAGGGACAGAGAAAGGGAAAGGGAACGCCTAATTCTTATCAATCCTTTTAATCAAACCATCATTCTTCATGGTTCGTATGATTCAAGTCAGGGTCAAAACAACAATCACACCCCTATTGGTTCCTTAGGTG from Fragaria vesca subsp. vesca linkage group LG3, FraVesHawaii_1.0, whole genome shotgun sequence harbors:
- the LOC101309713 gene encoding E3 ubiquitin-protein ligase RING1-like isoform 2, which codes for MEEAIAARYWCHMCSQMVNPIMGEEMKCPFCQSGFIEEMDGTPRDNPEADSEFGPDRPLSLWAPILMGMMSNPRRRRRLRRQEFDEEEDEDNENDDVHGGDTELDRELESIIRRRRRSSSTILQLLRGIRAAGLASESDNSETDRDRDRDRDRERERERLILINPFNQTIILHGSYDSSQGQNNNHTPIGSLGDYFIGPGLDLLLQHLAENDPNRYGTPPAKKEAVEGLPTVTVKENLQCSVCLDDLEIGVEAKEMPCKHKFHGECILPWLELHSSCPVCRFLLPADEAKCDSNNSRNSSNQSDGENIDGDGEEGDVDGDGIGRNGSGRRFQIPWPFNLFSSTESQTSGSGGNSSSSANATGSGNGSASSQPDDN